AAGGTGGGAAACCGATCGCTTTTTTCACGCAACAACCTATTTCAGGGGAGCATCTCAGAAAATAACCTCTGAATGATGGTTTCAGCCCCCTATGGACTGGTATTAACGCTGCTTTGTGGTTTCCACCTGTTGATTCTCCGCCCCATGACAACTACATTACTCTGCGATCGCATCGACTCCGAAATTGGTCAAATTTTGACCGTGATGGATCAGGATCGCCTCTGTGCTCTGGACTTTGTTGAGCATGAAGACCGAATGATACGGTCACTCGAAAAACGCTATCCTCTCTTTGAACTCACGGCAGCGCCCATTGAAAATCCCATCAGCGATCGCATTCGTAACTATTTCACCGGAAATTTAACTAGCGTCAACGAAATTCCCGTCAAAACTCAAGGAACCGAGTTTCAAACGTTGGTTTGGCAAACGCTTAGACAAATCCCCGTCGGCCAAGTTTGGAGCTATCAAAAGTTAGCGATCGCCATTGGCAAACCCAAAGCAGTACGAGCCGTTGGCATGGCTAATCGCCTCAACCCGGTGCAAATTGTCATCCCGTGCCATCGCGTAGTTGGCGCAAACGGCAATTTGATTGGTTATGCCGGAGGCATTGAGCGGAAGCAGTGGTTGCTCAACCATGAAGGGGTAGCTTTACCATCCTTGTCTAACCCTTCTCTGCTCTAAAGGCAGGGCTAGAGGCCGTCTGCAAAAAGCAATGCAACAAAAAGCCGCTGCTGTTCATCCTAAAAGGAACCAGAACTTGAGCAGGCGGCTTTTATTATTCCTAGAGCTTAATTTTGGTCTGGAAAAGTTCGATTGAAATCTTCCAGTAAATCATCCATCTCTTCGATCGCCTGATTGACATCAATCCGTAAGGTGCCTAGATCTGGCCGCTCTAAGAGTTGGACTAAAAATTCTCGTTTGGTTTCAATCAGCTTAATGCGATCGCGAATCGCTGAAACATCCATAATGACTTGGTGAAGCTAAGTAAAGACGGCTTAACCATTTTAACGCTGGATGTAAGTTTATTGCTGGAGCGATCGCGGGAGCAGGCTACAGACCTTGACGGGAAATGAGTTTTTCAATGTCCGCTTGAGTCTGTTGCAGAAGCTGTTGGCGACTATCATTAACCGCCGAAAAACTTGGAACTAGTTTCCGGGACTGAAGTGTCATATGCAATTGCAGTTGAGCGACATACTCACTGAAGTCTTCGCGAGGCATGGTAGAGAAAGAAGTTTGTGCTCGGGAACTCACCGGTATCTCCTTAACTATCTCGGCAGACGGTTCATATAACGTGAAATTAAACTATCACAGCGTTGCAATAATCCTTGAATTTCGCAACGAAGCTTAAATATTCACAGACACTATTATTCATAGTGCCCACTGGCGCAGTGAAATTTCTTCAAACTTTTTTACGAACCGCGTTTTACGAACCGCGATCGAGGGGGGATCCTTAATTCTGCGCAAACCGTGAGACTGAAAAATGAGGGTTGCATCTCTTTGTAGTGGTGTGGTATATTCAGTGAGCGCTGATGCGGAGCTTCCGCAGAGGTAAACACGGACGTATAGCTCAGTTGGTTAGAGTACCACGTTGACATCGTGGGGGTCACTGGTTCGAGTCCAGTTACGTCCATACTTTACTTTAAATTATCTGTGCCGATCTGTCAGATAGCACTAGGACTCAGGGCTCTTCTCTGCTGGAGGCAACGGTAGTTGGCAAGAAAGTTCCATTTCCAGGCTTCATTTCTAGCGAAAAAGTATTGACAGATTTGCAACCTAGAGATAATATAGCGCCCAAGCTTTTTGTGAAGGATGTTCTTCTGAATCTAATAATCGGTTGTTCCTTGAACAGGCTTCTTTGGAAGCAAATTTAGTATCAGGTTCGCAAGAATTTTTTTCACCCATAAGCCTCTACTTAAAACGTGCTTAGAGGTAACACCCATGGCAAGGATTAAGCTTGTTTATGTGTTTCTGGATGTGGAAAATATTCCTTCCCATCCCTATGCCTTTCGGATTCGACGATTTTCGCGACGCTTCGGCAAGGTTCACCCCGATCGCTTGCGCGCCTATGCTGTTAACTGGAGGATTCGAGAAGAGTCCAAGAAAATGCTGGAAAAAGCCAGCTTTTTGACCAAAAATGTTGCCCCTGGGGAGAATGCGGTCGATAACAGGATCATTCGAGACTGCACGACGTTTTCTCAACAGGGAAGACCCCAGGATGTCTACATTTTGGTGAGTGGAGATGGGGACTATGTCGAAATGGTGGAAATGCTACACCAACGGGATAAATATGTCGTGTGCCTCACCAGCAAAGCCCATGCAGCTAGCAAGAGGCTGTTACAGTGCGTTGATGAACATTACTTTCTCGAAGATCTGTATTCGTCCTAATTGACTGATTTAGATCCTGATTTGGATACTGCATCCCTTGGCAAAGAGGCCAGGGCTTATGCCCGGTATTGTTGACTGTTCCTGTTTAGGAACTCCAGGGTGCAGTATCCCGGATTGATACAAAACTTCTCTCAGCTTTGAGATACGAGGACTTGACAAGCCTAAAAACTGGGGTTACTCTTGTGAGCAAGCTTTAAGTTAAAGGCGTTCTTCTGAATCTAATATTTGCTTATGTACTGAGGGCTTCCCTTCCCACTCCAGGGTATTCCTCCCCACGTAGTCGAGTATCAGGTTCGCAAGAATATCTTTAATCCAAAAGCCTCTAACTCCTACAATTTTTAGAGGTTTTAACTATGGCAAAGCAACCGCTTGTCCATTTGTTTTGTGACGTGGAAAATATTCCTGCCCATCGCTACGCAGACTACATTCGACAATTTTCCAAGCAGTACGGTCGAACTTGCCAAACTCGACTGCGAGTGTACGCTGTAGATTGGGTGATTCGAGAACAGCCGAGGAAAACATTTCAACAAACAGGTTTTTTGATTTTAAGAGCAAAACCTGGAGACAATGCGGTAGATAACAAGATTCTGCGGGATGGTCTTAGTTTCTCAAAACAAGGGAACTTGCAGGACATTTATATCTTGATTACTGGGGATGGTGATTATGTTCAGCTTGTAGAAGTCCTGCGTGAACGTGGTAAATAC
This DNA window, taken from Alkalinema sp. FACHB-956, encodes the following:
- a CDS encoding methylated-DNA--[protein]-cysteine S-methyltransferase; protein product: MMVSAPYGLVLTLLCGFHLLILRPMTTTLLCDRIDSEIGQILTVMDQDRLCALDFVEHEDRMIRSLEKRYPLFELTAAPIENPISDRIRNYFTGNLTSVNEIPVKTQGTEFQTLVWQTLRQIPVGQVWSYQKLAIAIGKPKAVRAVGMANRLNPVQIVIPCHRVVGANGNLIGYAGGIERKQWLLNHEGVALPSLSNPSLL
- a CDS encoding NYN domain-containing protein — translated: MARIKLVYVFLDVENIPSHPYAFRIRRFSRRFGKVHPDRLRAYAVNWRIREESKKMLEKASFLTKNVAPGENAVDNRIIRDCTTFSQQGRPQDVYILVSGDGDYVEMVEMLHQRDKYVVCLTSKAHAASKRLLQCVDEHYFLEDLYSS
- a CDS encoding NYN domain-containing protein; the encoded protein is MAKQPLVHLFCDVENIPAHRYADYIRQFSKQYGRTCQTRLRVYAVDWVIREQPRKTFQQTGFLILRAKPGDNAVDNKILRDGLSFSKQGNLQDIYILITGDGDYVQLVEVLRERGKYVICLTSKHCKSSQKLLQSVHEHYFLEDLPQLLARSHEILHVA